In Aquiflexum balticum DSM 16537, a single genomic region encodes these proteins:
- the dnaE gene encoding DNA polymerase III subunit alpha, with protein sequence MYIIFDTETTGLPRNYNAPMTDLDNWPRLVQIAWQLHDAKGKLLSNNNFIVRPEGFTIPYNAEKVHGISTARAKKEGHELEKVLALFHEDVEKANYLVGHNIGFDINVVGSEFLRKGVPMRLPEMKELDTKDISTDFCALPGGKGGKFKWPTLTELHHKLFGNGFADAHDAAYDVDATAKCFFGLITQKVLTPEKGVEVSEVIYEAPKLDIANFANAKDEQKIAAKDVLKAAGTADISDMTDMPFSHLHVHTQYSVLQATSEIPAMIALAKQMKMPAIAMTDHGNMMAAFNFVKTALAQDIKPIIGCEFNLTNDRNNKNQKDDGYQTVLLAKNKAGYHNLAKLSSYANIQGYYYLPRIDRELLMQYKGDLIATTGGLWGEIPYLILNVGDTQAEEAFIWWKEQFEEDFYVELNRHGIPEEEKVNEVLLHFAEKYGVRYFAANNTYYNHKVDAKAHDILLCVKDGELVEKPKKYVGKRGREYRYGFPNDEFYLKSPEEMKKLFADLPEAIACTNEIVNKIETYKLAREVLLPKFDIPEEFKDPLDEEDGGKRGENAYLRYLTYDGAKKRYPELTDEIRERLDFELATIENTGYPGYFLIVQDFTAAAREMGVSVGPGRGSAAGSAVAYCTGITNVDPIAYDLLFERFLNPDRVSLPDIDIDFDDEGRQKVIDYVINKYGSNQVAQIITYGTMAAKSAIRDTARVLNLPLSEADKLAKLVPDIKLKALFDLTKDRAKLADKLKGNGEDLGKADELIRISKGHDELSKTINQATILEGSVRNLGIHACGVIITPGDITDYVPVALAKDSDMVCTQFDNSVVESAGLLKMDFLGLKTLTLIKDAVKIVKERHGITLDPDNFPIDDVKTYELFQRGETVGIFQYESPGMQKYMRELKPTVFADLIAMNALYRPGPLAYIPSFIKRKHGLEPISYDLEDMKEYLEETYGITVYQEQVMLLSQKLAGFTKGEADVLRKAMGKKQKDVLDKMRPKFIEQASAKGHDAKKLAKIWTDWEAFASYAFNKSHSTCYAWIAYQTAYLKAHYPAEYMASVLSNNMNDITQVTFFMEECKRGGIAVLGPDINESNSGFTVNKEGQIRFGLAAIKGAGGAAVEAIIAEREKSGTYKNIFEFCKRVNSRAVNKKTLEALAMAGGFDCFPEHHRRQYLESADGDANLLEKAVKYAQKVQQEADSSQVSLFGGGAGMEVPLPSVPPIEPFSQLQQLNIEKEVVGLYISGHPLDQFRVEIESFTNTPMTEFPDMESLRKKGDIKAAGMVTSFAHRTTKTGKPFGTLTMEDYHGGHTFFLFGEDYIRFKEYFMTGWFLYITGSVHPNKWKENEFEFKINTIMLLNEVRGKMIKGLRVNIDLDDLTLDLMEKLENITQKYKGEAKLYINIIDSKENITLDLMSKKFTVDPSNEMINDLGQIPEVVYQIL encoded by the coding sequence ATGTACATTATTTTTGATACCGAAACCACCGGATTACCAAGGAATTATAATGCCCCGATGACCGACCTGGACAATTGGCCGCGATTGGTGCAGATTGCCTGGCAGCTTCATGATGCCAAAGGCAAGTTACTTTCCAACAACAATTTCATCGTCCGACCGGAGGGCTTTACAATTCCTTATAATGCCGAAAAAGTACATGGGATTTCCACGGCAAGGGCCAAGAAAGAAGGGCATGAATTGGAAAAAGTGCTGGCCCTATTCCATGAAGATGTAGAAAAAGCCAATTACCTGGTTGGACACAATATCGGTTTTGATATCAATGTGGTGGGTTCTGAATTTTTGCGCAAAGGAGTTCCCATGAGACTTCCCGAGATGAAGGAATTGGATACCAAGGATATCTCTACGGATTTTTGTGCATTGCCCGGAGGAAAAGGTGGGAAATTCAAATGGCCAACCTTGACCGAACTGCACCATAAACTTTTTGGGAACGGATTCGCAGATGCCCACGATGCAGCATATGATGTGGATGCTACTGCCAAATGTTTCTTTGGATTGATTACCCAGAAGGTATTGACACCTGAAAAAGGAGTGGAGGTATCTGAAGTCATTTACGAAGCACCAAAACTGGACATTGCCAATTTTGCCAATGCTAAGGATGAACAGAAAATAGCTGCTAAAGATGTATTGAAAGCAGCGGGAACAGCAGATATATCCGATATGACGGATATGCCTTTTTCCCATTTGCATGTGCATACCCAATACTCCGTCTTGCAGGCCACTTCCGAAATTCCCGCCATGATAGCCCTGGCCAAGCAAATGAAAATGCCTGCCATTGCCATGACAGATCATGGCAACATGATGGCAGCCTTTAATTTTGTGAAAACTGCTTTGGCTCAAGATATCAAACCTATCATCGGTTGCGAATTTAACCTGACCAATGACAGAAATAACAAAAACCAAAAAGATGATGGTTATCAAACAGTGCTTTTGGCCAAAAACAAAGCCGGTTATCATAATCTAGCCAAATTGTCCTCCTATGCCAATATTCAGGGTTATTATTACCTGCCTAGGATTGACAGAGAGCTTTTAATGCAGTACAAAGGTGATTTGATTGCGACAACTGGAGGCCTTTGGGGAGAAATTCCATACTTGATTCTGAATGTTGGAGATACCCAGGCGGAAGAGGCCTTTATTTGGTGGAAGGAACAGTTTGAGGAGGATTTTTATGTGGAGTTGAACAGGCATGGTATTCCTGAGGAGGAAAAAGTCAATGAGGTATTGCTGCATTTTGCAGAAAAATATGGGGTCAGATATTTTGCAGCAAATAATACTTATTACAACCATAAAGTAGATGCCAAGGCACATGATATTCTACTCTGCGTAAAGGACGGGGAGTTGGTAGAAAAGCCCAAAAAATATGTAGGAAAGCGCGGACGGGAATACCGCTATGGATTCCCCAATGATGAATTCTACCTGAAGAGTCCCGAGGAAATGAAGAAACTCTTTGCAGATCTTCCTGAGGCCATTGCCTGTACCAATGAAATTGTCAATAAGATCGAAACCTACAAATTGGCAAGGGAAGTATTGCTTCCGAAGTTTGATATTCCTGAAGAGTTCAAGGATCCATTGGATGAAGAAGATGGCGGAAAAAGAGGAGAAAACGCTTACCTCAGATACCTGACTTACGATGGAGCCAAAAAGCGTTATCCCGAATTAACAGATGAAATTAGGGAAAGGCTGGATTTTGAATTAGCAACCATAGAAAACACCGGATACCCGGGATATTTTTTGATTGTGCAGGATTTTACGGCTGCTGCCAGGGAAATGGGGGTATCGGTCGGGCCCGGTAGGGGTTCGGCAGCAGGTTCTGCGGTAGCTTATTGTACCGGTATCACCAATGTGGATCCCATTGCTTACGATCTACTATTTGAGAGATTTCTTAATCCGGATAGGGTTTCATTGCCCGATATTGATATTGACTTTGATGATGAAGGCCGTCAAAAAGTCATCGATTATGTCATCAATAAATACGGATCCAATCAGGTTGCCCAAATCATTACCTATGGCACCATGGCAGCTAAATCCGCCATTAGGGATACAGCAAGAGTTCTGAACTTGCCCTTGTCCGAGGCCGACAAATTGGCCAAATTGGTTCCGGACATCAAACTGAAAGCACTTTTTGATCTGACAAAGGATCGGGCAAAGTTGGCCGATAAACTCAAAGGAAACGGGGAGGATTTGGGTAAGGCCGATGAGCTAATCCGTATCTCCAAAGGTCATGATGAACTGTCTAAAACGATCAATCAGGCAACTATCCTTGAAGGATCGGTAAGAAACCTGGGAATCCATGCCTGTGGTGTTATCATCACACCGGGAGATATTACCGACTATGTCCCTGTGGCATTGGCCAAGGATTCTGACATGGTCTGTACCCAGTTTGATAATTCGGTGGTAGAAAGTGCAGGATTGTTGAAAATGGACTTTTTGGGTCTGAAAACCCTGACATTGATCAAAGATGCGGTTAAGATTGTCAAAGAAAGGCATGGGATTACTTTGGATCCTGATAATTTCCCGATTGATGATGTCAAGACCTATGAGCTATTTCAGCGAGGTGAGACAGTAGGCATATTCCAATACGAATCTCCCGGAATGCAGAAATACATGCGGGAACTCAAACCGACTGTTTTTGCGGACCTGATAGCCATGAATGCCCTTTACCGGCCAGGACCTCTTGCCTATATTCCTTCTTTTATCAAAAGAAAACATGGACTGGAACCGATCAGTTATGATTTGGAGGATATGAAAGAATATCTGGAAGAGACTTATGGGATTACTGTCTATCAGGAACAGGTGATGTTGCTTTCGCAAAAATTGGCAGGTTTTACCAAAGGTGAGGCAGATGTCCTGCGTAAAGCCATGGGTAAAAAGCAGAAGGATGTACTTGATAAGATGAGACCAAAATTTATAGAACAGGCCTCTGCCAAAGGACATGATGCAAAGAAATTGGCAAAAATCTGGACGGATTGGGAAGCTTTTGCCTCTTATGCGTTCAACAAATCCCACTCCACCTGCTACGCTTGGATAGCCTATCAGACAGCCTACCTCAAAGCCCATTATCCAGCGGAGTATATGGCGTCAGTGTTGAGCAATAACATGAATGATATCACTCAAGTGACGTTCTTTATGGAAGAATGCAAGCGTGGCGGCATAGCAGTATTGGGGCCGGATATCAATGAATCGAACAGTGGATTTACTGTCAACAAAGAAGGGCAGATCAGATTTGGTCTAGCGGCAATCAAAGGTGCCGGCGGAGCGGCCGTGGAAGCGATTATTGCCGAAAGAGAGAAATCAGGTACCTATAAGAATATTTTTGAGTTTTGTAAAAGGGTCAATTCAAGGGCTGTCAATAAAAAAACATTGGAGGCATTGGCGATGGCAGGAGGATTTGATTGCTTTCCTGAGCATCACAGAAGACAATACTTAGAGTCTGCAGATGGAGATGCCAATTTGCTTGAAAAAGCAGTTAAGTACGCCCAGAAAGTGCAACAGGAGGCTGACAGTTCTCAGGTCAGTTTATTTGGAGGTGGAGCAGGTATGGAAGTGCCGCTTCCTTCGGTACCTCCTATTGAACCATTCAGTCAATTGCAACAGCTGAATATTGAGAAGGAAGTTGTAGGACTTTATATTTCGGGGCATCCTTTGGATCAGTTCAGGGTAGAAATTGAATCATTTACCAATACTCCTATGACGGAATTTCCGGATATGGAATCTTTGAGGAAAAAAGGGGATATCAAAGCAGCAGGAATGGTGACCTCATTTGCCCACAGGACTACAAAAACTGGAAAGCCTTTCGGAACACTGACCATGGAGGATTACCATGGAGGACATACCTTCTTTTTATTTGGTGAGGATTATATTCGGTTCAAAGAATATTTCATGACAGGTTGGTTTTTATATATCACCGGTTCAGTTCATCCCAATAAATGGAAGGAAAATGAATTTGAATTCAAGATCAATACGATAATGCTTCTAAATGAGGTAAGGGGTAAAATGATCAAGGGATTAAGGGTCAATATTGATCTCGATGACTTGACCTTGGATTTGATGGAGAAACTGGAAAACATCACACAAAAGTATAAAGGAGAAGCTAAGCTTTATATTAATATAATTGATAGCAAGGAGAATATTACTCTGGATTTGATGTCTAAAAAATTCACAGTAGATCCCTCCAATGAAATGATCAATGACTTGGGTCAGATTCCGGAAGTCGTTTATCAAATTTTATAG
- the mnmH gene encoding tRNA 2-selenouridine(34) synthase MnmH, with the protein MKEILVDIESFLELRESIPVLDVRSEAEFFQSHIPGAINLAILNNEERKRVGIVYKNEGSYQAMIKGFELVGPRFHLIIKEAIRLFTEKKVLIYCWRGGMRSEIMSWILGMAGFEIFRLKGGYKVYRKLTYEVVRQKRDYLVLGGKTGVGKTDLLHHLKKLGENTIDLEDLARHKGSSFGGIGKDPQPSIEQFENMLAEEFFRISDSKEIWIENESRRIGKVILAKELYEHIIKAPLIEIRKTKQERIQNIKKEYAHLPVEDLKNAVKRLQKKLGSLRTAEAIEAIESRQHDLWIDNLLQYYDRAYDYDLEENPRDLALNLDLSNIDFKESCLKLISLKKSIKWKTEK; encoded by the coding sequence ATGAAAGAGATATTGGTTGATATTGAGAGTTTTTTGGAATTAAGAGAAAGTATTCCTGTGCTTGATGTGAGGAGTGAAGCTGAATTTTTTCAAAGCCATATCCCGGGAGCTATCAATCTGGCCATTTTGAATAATGAGGAAAGAAAGAGAGTAGGAATTGTTTATAAAAATGAAGGAAGCTACCAAGCAATGATAAAAGGCTTTGAATTAGTAGGGCCCAGATTTCATTTGATTATTAAAGAAGCCATAAGGCTTTTTACCGAAAAGAAGGTACTAATCTACTGTTGGCGGGGAGGTATGCGAAGTGAAATTATGTCATGGATTCTTGGTATGGCAGGTTTTGAAATTTTCAGATTGAAGGGTGGCTATAAAGTTTATCGGAAGCTAACTTATGAGGTCGTCCGGCAAAAAAGAGACTACTTGGTTTTGGGAGGTAAAACAGGAGTTGGTAAAACTGATTTATTACATCATTTGAAAAAACTTGGAGAAAACACCATTGATCTTGAAGATCTCGCCAGACATAAAGGTTCTTCTTTCGGAGGTATAGGTAAGGATCCCCAACCAAGCATTGAGCAATTTGAGAATATGCTGGCGGAAGAGTTTTTTCGGATTTCGGATTCAAAGGAAATTTGGATTGAAAATGAAAGTAGAAGGATCGGAAAAGTGATATTGGCAAAGGAATTATATGAGCATATAATCAAAGCTCCCTTGATAGAAATTCGTAAAACAAAGCAAGAAAGAATTCAAAATATCAAGAAAGAATATGCCCACCTACCTGTTGAAGATTTGAAAAATGCAGTAAAGAGGCTTCAGAAAAAACTGGGAAGCTTGAGAACTGCAGAAGCCATCGAAGCTATTGAAAGCCGGCAGCATGATTTATGGATCGATAATCTGCTTCAATATTATGATAGAGCCTATGACTATGATCTTGAAGAAAATCCAAGGGATCTAGCTTTAAATTTGGACCTGAGTAATATTGACTTTAAGGAATCTTGTTTGAAACTTATATCTTTAAAAAAATCCATCAAATGGAAAACGGAAAAATAA
- a CDS encoding sialidase family protein, whose product MKQFLLVLLFSLCFGTFAQNIKLQVQSDEFIFGDDRPFAQCHASSIESLGEGEYMVVWFAGTREKDDDVGIWFSKGSPGSWSPPKMLVKVREDAHWNPVLFNAPDGKLHLYFKVGKEIDDWETWVMYSEDRGHTWSQAKELVEGDKGGRGPVRNHILVLSDGTWLAPASIEKNRVWNAFVDRSEDGGNTWLNTETLILDRKIITGEGVIQPALWESKPGNIHMLLRTSAGRIGRSDSKDNAFTWSPVELTDLPNNNSGIDLVKIQNETIALVYNPVAENWGKRYPMQLAISFDNGNSWPIKEVIESGEGNNEFSYPSIIYENGHLIFCYTWNRERIKFVKMKVDEIEP is encoded by the coding sequence ATGAAACAATTCCTTCTAGTCCTTCTGTTTTCCCTCTGTTTTGGCACTTTTGCCCAGAACATCAAATTGCAGGTCCAATCTGACGAATTCATCTTTGGGGATGACCGCCCTTTTGCCCAATGCCATGCTTCCTCCATCGAAAGTCTGGGGGAAGGGGAATATATGGTCGTTTGGTTTGCAGGTACCAGGGAAAAGGATGACGATGTGGGGATTTGGTTTTCCAAAGGCAGTCCCGGCAGTTGGTCTCCCCCAAAAATGTTGGTCAAAGTAAGGGAAGATGCCCATTGGAATCCTGTCCTGTTCAATGCGCCTGATGGGAAGCTTCATCTGTATTTCAAAGTTGGAAAGGAAATCGATGATTGGGAAACCTGGGTGATGTATTCTGAAGATCGGGGCCATACATGGTCTCAGGCCAAAGAGCTGGTTGAAGGTGACAAGGGTGGCAGAGGTCCGGTAAGAAACCATATCCTGGTTTTGTCGGACGGAACATGGCTTGCACCTGCTTCCATCGAAAAAAATAGGGTATGGAATGCCTTTGTTGACCGTTCCGAAGATGGAGGAAATACCTGGCTGAATACAGAAACACTGATTTTGGACCGAAAAATAATTACGGGAGAAGGAGTTATTCAGCCTGCGTTATGGGAATCCAAACCTGGAAATATTCACATGCTGCTGAGAACCTCAGCTGGCAGAATAGGAAGAAGTGACTCCAAGGACAATGCATTTACATGGTCACCAGTAGAATTGACCGATCTTCCCAATAACAACAGCGGCATAGATTTGGTCAAAATCCAAAATGAGACCATCGCTTTGGTCTATAATCCGGTAGCTGAAAATTGGGGCAAGCGCTATCCCATGCAATTGGCCATTTCATTTGACAATGGTAATTCTTGGCCCATCAAAGAAGTGATTGAATCCGGGGAAGGTAACAATGAGTTTTCTTATCCTTCAATCATTTATGAAAATGGCCATTTGATATTTTGCTATACCTGGAACCGGGAAAGGATCAAGTTTGTGAAAATGAAGGTTGATGAAATTGAGCCTTAA
- the selD gene encoding selenide, water dikinase SelD — translation MENGKIRLTQFSEGSGCGCKIAPAVLDSILANRKSKEISYDKLLVGNSTKDDAAIYQVSDELAMINTVDFFTPIVDDAFDFGRIAAANAVSDVYAMGGKPLFANAILSWPVEKIDSMVASAVLEGGREICEQIGIPLAGGHSIASKDPIFGLSVNGIINPRNIKKNSGAKTGDLIYITKPLGIGVLATALKREKIRPEDYTLMLHYATAVNSVGEVFGELDFINAMTDVTGFGILGHLVEMAEGAGLSAVIHSGSIPLIEGVQEYISQFIFPDNTYRNWNAYSSKSDGIVGMELVKFCDPQTNGGLLVAVDPNHQKSFEMELQKYEQKAWVIGEFQPRLPHVVSVI, via the coding sequence ATGGAAAACGGAAAAATAAGGTTGACCCAGTTCAGTGAAGGTTCCGGATGTGGTTGTAAAATTGCCCCGGCAGTTTTGGATAGTATTCTGGCGAATAGAAAATCCAAGGAAATTTCTTATGATAAATTACTTGTTGGCAATTCAACGAAAGATGATGCTGCAATATATCAAGTCAGTGATGAATTGGCCATGATCAATACAGTCGATTTTTTCACTCCAATAGTGGATGATGCCTTTGATTTTGGAAGGATTGCCGCTGCAAATGCAGTTTCTGATGTTTATGCCATGGGCGGCAAACCTTTATTTGCAAATGCAATTTTAAGTTGGCCGGTTGAAAAAATAGATTCTATGGTTGCAAGCGCGGTTTTGGAAGGAGGAAGGGAAATCTGTGAGCAAATTGGTATTCCCTTGGCAGGAGGACATAGTATTGCATCTAAGGACCCCATATTTGGCTTATCAGTCAATGGCATAATTAATCCCAGAAACATCAAAAAAAACAGTGGGGCAAAAACCGGGGATCTGATTTATATCACCAAACCTCTTGGTATAGGTGTTTTGGCCACAGCTTTGAAGCGTGAAAAAATCAGACCCGAAGATTATACCCTTATGCTTCATTACGCTACTGCAGTCAATTCAGTAGGTGAAGTTTTTGGTGAATTGGATTTTATAAATGCCATGACAGATGTTACCGGGTTTGGTATATTAGGACATTTGGTCGAGATGGCAGAAGGTGCGGGTCTCTCTGCCGTTATTCATAGTGGTAGTATTCCCCTTATCGAAGGTGTTCAGGAATATATTTCACAATTTATTTTCCCCGACAATACATACCGTAACTGGAATGCTTATAGCAGTAAATCGGATGGAATAGTTGGTATGGAATTGGTCAAATTCTGTGACCCACAGACCAATGGCGGTCTTTTGGTCGCAGTGGATCCCAATCATCAAAAGTCCTTTGAAATGGAATTGCAAAAATATGAACAAAAAGCATGGGTAATCGGAGAATTCCAACCCAGATTACCCCATGTTGTTTCAGTGATTTAA
- a CDS encoding DUF502 domain-containing protein has product MAYTYKRILTYFFRGLLFVVPIALTIYVILLIIQFLDGILPIPIPGLGILIMLAFITFIGFLASIFVTKPLFEIFEKWVFKIPLINILYTSIKDLMSAFVGDKKKFNIPVIVKLSEGMSRLGFITQDDLSVLEEENLVAIYFPHSYNFSGNLYLVPQENVRILKNVKSADMMKFIVSGGVSILPRVR; this is encoded by the coding sequence ATGGCCTATACTTATAAAAGAATTCTGACTTACTTCTTCCGTGGATTGCTTTTTGTGGTTCCGATTGCTTTAACTATTTATGTTATTTTACTGATCATCCAGTTTTTGGATGGCATATTACCTATTCCCATTCCAGGTTTGGGTATTTTGATCATGTTGGCATTTATAACATTTATCGGTTTTTTGGCCAGTATTTTTGTCACTAAGCCTTTATTTGAAATATTTGAAAAATGGGTCTTTAAAATTCCATTAATCAACATCCTATACACCAGCATCAAAGACCTGATGTCTGCTTTTGTGGGAGATAAGAAGAAATTCAATATCCCCGTAATTGTCAAACTTTCGGAAGGTATGTCCAGATTGGGATTTATTACACAGGATGACCTTTCTGTTTTGGAGGAAGAAAACCTTGTAGCTATATATTTCCCCCACAGTTATAACTTTTCCGGTAATTTATATCTGGTACCACAAGAAAATGTAAGGATCTTGAAAAATGTAAAAAGTGCAGACATGATGAAATTTATCGTTTCGGGAGGGGTTTCTATATTACCAAGAGTCAGATAA
- a CDS encoding Fic family protein, whose product MNNKRFSLFINVFHGRAAPEESWLVGYGAIIEALQLEMPMPQKLTLISTKKRQYQTENWAVYTSRHKPDDTLYKHLVFALKYEGINLLFFKKLFDNLSESEVIEIIQLEPLGQYSRRIWFIYEWLMRGTLAVENLSTGNFIPIIEDHLQFGIKDGPKSPRHRIINNLPGTVDFCPLIFRTEKLEGYIKANFAEEQSIYLNKVRKDILQRASSFLLLKDSKASFTIEGESPKSKRAARWGQAIGQAGMRNLSKEELLRLQQLVIENPRFMELGFRKKGGFVGEHDRITGEPIPDHISAKWQDIEILINGLLETEAHLVKSEMDPVLVATAISFGFVFIHPFEDGNGRIHRYLIHHILCKMNFSQQGIIFPVSAAILDRINDYRKVLESYSIPLLDIIQWDETKDHNVNVLNQTVDYYRYFDATKQAEFLYECVEDTIRHIIPEEVDFLTKYDEFKRFLEDEFEMPDKLISLLLNFLEQNNGILSKRARENEFKLLSDGEVITIQNEFVRIFN is encoded by the coding sequence ATGAATAATAAACGTTTTTCACTTTTTATAAATGTTTTTCACGGAAGAGCGGCACCTGAGGAAAGCTGGTTGGTAGGTTATGGGGCTATTATAGAGGCTTTGCAGTTGGAAATGCCAATGCCTCAGAAACTAACACTTATCAGCACAAAAAAAAGGCAATACCAAACAGAAAACTGGGCGGTTTATACCTCCAGACATAAACCAGATGACACCTTGTACAAGCACCTTGTATTTGCTTTGAAATATGAGGGAATCAATCTGCTGTTTTTCAAAAAACTGTTTGATAACCTAAGTGAAAGTGAGGTGATTGAAATCATACAATTAGAACCCTTGGGCCAATACAGCCGAAGAATTTGGTTTATATATGAATGGTTGATGCGAGGAACTTTGGCTGTAGAAAACTTAAGTACCGGAAACTTCATCCCTATAATTGAAGATCATCTCCAATTCGGAATAAAGGATGGACCAAAATCTCCCCGCCACAGGATCATCAATAACCTTCCTGGTACGGTTGATTTTTGCCCCTTGATTTTCAGGACGGAAAAATTGGAGGGTTATATCAAGGCCAATTTTGCCGAAGAGCAATCCATATATTTAAATAAAGTCCGCAAGGATATATTGCAGAGGGCATCTTCATTTTTGCTTCTGAAAGATTCAAAGGCATCCTTTACCATTGAGGGCGAAAGCCCGAAAAGCAAAAGGGCGGCACGTTGGGGACAGGCAATCGGTCAGGCCGGGATGCGCAATTTATCAAAAGAAGAATTACTTAGACTTCAGCAGTTGGTGATTGAAAACCCACGCTTCATGGAATTGGGATTTCGAAAAAAAGGAGGTTTTGTGGGAGAACATGACAGGATTACCGGAGAACCTATCCCTGATCATATTTCGGCAAAATGGCAAGATATTGAAATCTTGATCAATGGACTTTTGGAAACAGAAGCCCATTTAGTGAAAAGTGAAATGGATCCAGTTTTGGTGGCTACTGCCATTTCTTTTGGGTTTGTCTTTATTCATCCTTTTGAAGATGGCAACGGTCGTATCCACAGGTATTTGATTCATCACATTCTATGTAAAATGAATTTTTCGCAGCAGGGAATTATTTTCCCTGTATCTGCTGCCATATTGGACAGAATCAACGACTACAGGAAAGTGTTGGAATCATACTCAATCCCATTATTGGATATTATCCAATGGGATGAAACCAAAGACCACAATGTCAATGTACTGAACCAAACTGTTGATTACTACCGATATTTTGATGCTACCAAGCAAGCTGAATTTCTTTATGAATGTGTAGAAGATACTATCCGTCATATCATTCCGGAAGAAGTCGACTTTCTGACAAAATACGATGAATTTAAGAGGTTCTTGGAAGACGAATTTGAAATGCCTGACAAACTGATCTCCCTTTTACTGAATTTCCTGGAACAGAACAATGGCATTTTATCAAAAAGAGCCAGAGAAAACGAATTCAAATTGCTCAGTGATGGGGAAGTAATCACTATTCAGAATGAGTTTGTGAGAATATTTAATTAG
- the trxA gene encoding thioredoxin, which produces MAKAIEITDANFHEIMNSEHPILVDFWAEWCGPCKMIGPIVEELAGEYEGKAVIGKVDVDSNPGVASQFGIRSIPTLLFFKGGEIVDKQVGAVPKAILAKKLDAQL; this is translated from the coding sequence ATGGCAAAAGCAATAGAAATTACTGACGCAAATTTTCATGAAATCATGAATTCCGAGCACCCGATCCTGGTTGATTTTTGGGCAGAATGGTGTGGACCTTGTAAAATGATAGGTCCGATTGTAGAGGAATTGGCTGGAGAATATGAAGGAAAAGCAGTTATAGGAAAAGTTGATGTGGATTCCAATCCCGGAGTCGCTTCCCAATTTGGGATCAGAAGTATTCCTACCCTACTGTTCTTCAAAGGGGGCGAGATAGTGGATAAGCAAGTTGGAGCGGTTCCAAAAGCAATTTTAGCTAAAAAACTTGACGCTCAGCTTTAA
- a CDS encoding 3-keto-disaccharide hydrolase — protein sequence MKILITLVTLLILSTTLHAQEDGWIPLFNGKNLDGWKVSENPASFSVEDGVIKIDGPRAHAFYVGEVNNANFKNFEFIAEVKTMPKANSGIFFHTKYQETGWPNKGYEVQVNQTHGDWRKTGSLYSFNDVKEVHVKDGEWYTEHIIVKGDHVTVKINGKTVMEYIESEDKNRPENAGEKRIDSGTFALQAHDPESVIYYRNIRVKILP from the coding sequence ATGAAAATCCTGATAACCTTAGTAACCTTATTGATCCTTTCAACAACCCTACATGCCCAAGAGGATGGATGGATTCCCTTGTTCAATGGTAAAAATCTTGATGGCTGGAAAGTTTCAGAAAATCCTGCCTCTTTTTCAGTTGAGGATGGAGTTATCAAAATAGATGGCCCAAGAGCCCACGCTTTTTATGTTGGAGAAGTCAACAATGCAAATTTCAAGAATTTTGAATTTATTGCTGAAGTCAAGACCATGCCCAAAGCCAATTCAGGAATATTTTTCCATACCAAATACCAAGAAACAGGTTGGCCCAATAAAGGTTATGAAGTGCAGGTTAACCAAACACACGGCGATTGGAGAAAAACAGGTAGTTTATATTCATTCAATGACGTGAAAGAAGTCCATGTCAAAGATGGGGAATGGTATACTGAACATATCATTGTAAAAGGAGATCATGTCACCGTAAAAATCAATGGCAAAACCGTAATGGAATATATTGAGTCAGAAGATAAAAACAGGCCAGAGAATGCAGGGGAGAAAAGAATCGACAGCGGTACCTTTGCCCTTCAGGCCCATGACCCTGAAAGCGTGATTTATTACAGGAATATCAGGGTTAAAATACTACCTTAA